In Macadamia integrifolia cultivar HAES 741 chromosome 5, SCU_Mint_v3, whole genome shotgun sequence, a single window of DNA contains:
- the LOC122079637 gene encoding uncharacterized protein LOC122079637 — protein sequence MLGMGTFRLPCESYPAIATIPQVLTASSLSAPCRTFKTNSLFPHSNSSSTFLFLQGQHGFSLCASKKRTGRNNTLLETDGHDDEEEEEEEDEEADEGEVFVPFENMKKWAQNKPPGFGEGKMYHTSIEDKLLEEMEQSRKAQLANINNLKNNPPNPKSEKQPKVLKAPEVVPSGIRVRVENLPKKKNIHRDLKLAFQGFPGILNISPAVSGNKKTKDPICKGFAFVDLDSEEAAFRFIHRYGRQSLPFGKIQKQITCEMINPSSSLDNAFQQSPNGSSTSISKLTLPILKENTVADSDVNNLSMDLLKLTTLDESAGPMDQIMPADWEDIEEDPECVNVWEPNDVSGMKATTELVNESVSSKQQQKSRAVQKKKIVKTKSAKVPKLSISASAKRLKVKEKAVLTGAFSKYGVKSPS from the exons ATGTTAGGCATGGGAACCTTTCGACTACCTTGCGAATCTTATCCAGCTATTGCCACAATCCCTCAAGTTCTCACGGCTTCCTCTCTTTCGGCTCCGTGCAGAACCTTCAAAACCAACTCGCTCTTTCCCCATTCaaattcttcttctacttttctaTTCTTACAG GGACAACATGGGTTTTCTCTTTGTGCTTCCAAGAAGCGTACAGGGAGGAACAATACCCTCTTGGAAACAGATGGGCATGATgacgaggaagaggaagaggaagaggacgaGGAGGCGGATGAGGGCGAGGTGTTTGTGCCTTTTGAGAATATGAAGAAGTGGGCTCAGAACAAGCCACCTGGATTTGGAGAAGGGAAAATGTATCATACTTCTATTGAGGATAAACTGCTTGAAGAAATGGAGCAGAGTAGAAAAGCTCAGCTTGCAAATATCAATAACCTTAAAAACAATCCTCCAAACCCCAAATCTGAGAAGCAGCCGAAAGTGCTTAAAG CACCTGAAGTTGTTCCAAGTGGAATTCGGGTTCGTGTTGAGAACCTCCCCAAGAAGAAGAACATCCACAGAGATTTGAAGTTGGCATTTCAGGGGTTCCCAGGAATACTTAATATAAGTCcagctgtttctggaaataaaaagACAAAGGACCCTATTTGCAAGGGCTTTGCTTTTGTTGACCTGGACTCTGAAGAGGCTGCATTTAG ATTCATACACAGATATGGCAGACAAAGCTTACCTTTTGGAAAGATTCAGAAGCAGATAACCTGTGAGATGATAAATCCAAGCAGCTCCCTTGACAATGCTTTTCAACAATCTCCAAATGGCTCTAGCACATCCATATCCAAACTTACTCTTCccattttaaaagaaaacacaGTTGCAGATTCTGATGTCAATAACCTGTCCATGGATTTGTTGAAACTGACCACCCTTGATGAATCTGCTGGCCCAATGGACCAGATTATGCCAGCAGACTGGGAAGATATTGAGGAGGATCCTGAATGTGTCAATGTATGGGAACCAAATGATGTCAGTGGCATGAAAGCAACAACTGAGCTTGTCAATGAGTCAGTATCCTCGAAGCAACAACAGAAGAGTCGGGCagtacagaagaagaaaattgtgAAAACAAAATCAGCAAAGGTCCCAAAGTTGAGCATTTCAGCGTCTGCAAAAAG ATTGAAGGTCAAGGAGAAGGCTGTTCTAACAGGGGCGTTCTCCAAGTATGGAGTAAAATCTCCATCATGA